A genomic window from Bombus pyrosoma isolate SC7728 linkage group LG8, ASM1482585v1, whole genome shotgun sequence includes:
- the LOC122570059 gene encoding microtubule-associated protein futsch isoform X2 — MAEKDIKNLAICGILRNPPAFSKPDYSDSYLPAAMQVIFYAVEQLKLLRSEEAMQSSTFTESPSTSPISFIAEDQQTVSQDPSTICSIAITQSLDESKGEEDESKSENSSNDKTGVSVIKETSKNKTEDSAVEVEQTTNDKMEEPSAEKTQEGETGESNAQETEKDKVEGSKVEEAFDDQTEESKTQETSTDEMDESKTQEDASKDRTGDSRVEESSKDSAETLVALETSKPGEIDQQSMEDPSAQPESPEVNEETPESNYATPETNYEEPERVHVMQETNQEVPEENHEWISWSPTSTETKLETTTASSDPDGSTRPESIVENVDKKKEPTIDSVVQDVYQILKPKPSKFADADHFEESKSVAGIPVEKMENAEEEDDETRFTRLGEKVTQVPRPSLSSYLRRSKVPPSATLQQLANLYDSLSKDARKQGFGKYTGFSDDVLNTLQSSAEGGIGPQLKKILSKLLERNELTREDARMRTSLAVRDLDNPSSMLNKDLRPLLPLRYSP; from the exons ATGGCAGAAAAAGATATCAAAAACCTG GCTATTTGCGGAATCCTTAGGAATCCACCAGCCTTCTCGAAGCCGGATTACTCGGATTCCTATCTTCCGGCAGCCATGCAG GTGATATTTTACGCCGTCGAACAATTGAAACTTCTTCGGTCAGAAGAGGCTATGCAGAGTTCCACCTTCACAGAAAGCCCCTCCACTTCACCCATTAGCTTCATAGCTGAAGATCAACAGACTGTTTCTCAAGATCCTTCGACCATATGCAGTATCGCAATAACTCAATCCTTGGACGAGTCAAAGGGCGAGGAGGACGAATCCAAGTCGGAAAACTCGTCGAACGACAAAACAGGAGTATCGGTGATTAAGGAAacttcgaaaaataaaaccgAAGATTCGGCAGTCGAAGTAGAACAAACAACGAACGACAAGATGGAAGAACCAAGTGCAGAGAAGACACAGGAAGGCGAAACGGGCGAATCAAACGCGCAAGAAACGGAAAAAGACAAAGTGGAGGGGTCGAAGGTCGAAGAAGCGTTCGACGATCAGACGGAAGAATCCAAAACCCAAGAAACGTCGACCGACGAAATGGACGAATCGAAGACGCAAGAGGACGCGTCAAAGGACAGAACAGGTGATTCCAGGGTAGAAGAATCGTCGAAAGACAGCGCGGAGACTTTGGTGGCGCTGGAGACGTCGAAGCCAGGTGAAATTGACCAGCAATCGATGGAGGATCCCTCGGCGCAGCCAGAGTCGCCAGAGGTGAACGAGGAAACGCCAGAATCCAACTACGCGACGCCGGAGACGAATTACGAGGAACCGGAACGTGTGCACGTCATGCAAGAAACGAATCAAGAAGTCCCCGAGGAGAATCACGAATGGATCTCCTGGTCTCCTACGAGCACGGAAACGAAGCTGGAAACGACGACTGCGTCGAGCGATCCTGATGGTTCCACGAGACCCGAATCGATCGTTGAGAACGTCGACAAGAAGAAAGAACCGACTATCGATAGCGTGGTGCAGGATGTCTATCAGATCTTGAAACCTAAACCGTCCAAGTTCGCAGACGCCGATCACTTCGAGGAATCGAAAAGCGTGGCGGGGATTCCCGTGGAGAAAATGGAGAACGCGGAAGAGGAGGACGACGAGACAAG ATTCACACGTTTAGGCGAGAAGGTGACGCAAGTGCCAAGGCCAAGCTTAAGCAGTTACCTAAGACGTTCAAAGGTGCCACCGAGTGCGACTCTTCAGCAACTCGCCAACCTGTACGACTCGTTGAGCAAGGATGCCAGGAAGCAGGGATTCGGGAAATACACAGGTTTCTCTGACGACGTTCTCAATACTCTACAAAGTTCCGCGGAGGGTGGTATCGGACCACAGCTGAAGAAGATTCTGTCGAAGCTGCTGGAACGGAACGAGTTGACGAGAGAAGACGCGAGAATGAGGACATCGCTGGCTGTTCGAGATCTCGACAATCCTTCGAGCATGCTGAACAAAGACCTGAGACCCTTGTTACCCTTGCGTTACTCCCCATAA
- the LOC122570059 gene encoding microtubule-associated protein futsch isoform X1, with product MKTIGCFLVVLLARQAICGILRNPPAFSKPDYSDSYLPAAMQVIFYAVEQLKLLRSEEAMQSSTFTESPSTSPISFIAEDQQTVSQDPSTICSIAITQSLDESKGEEDESKSENSSNDKTGVSVIKETSKNKTEDSAVEVEQTTNDKMEEPSAEKTQEGETGESNAQETEKDKVEGSKVEEAFDDQTEESKTQETSTDEMDESKTQEDASKDRTGDSRVEESSKDSAETLVALETSKPGEIDQQSMEDPSAQPESPEVNEETPESNYATPETNYEEPERVHVMQETNQEVPEENHEWISWSPTSTETKLETTTASSDPDGSTRPESIVENVDKKKEPTIDSVVQDVYQILKPKPSKFADADHFEESKSVAGIPVEKMENAEEEDDETRFTRLGEKVTQVPRPSLSSYLRRSKVPPSATLQQLANLYDSLSKDARKQGFGKYTGFSDDVLNTLQSSAEGGIGPQLKKILSKLLERNELTREDARMRTSLAVRDLDNPSSMLNKDLRPLLPLRYSP from the exons ATGAAGACTATTGGCTGCTTTTTGGTGGTTCTACTGGCTCGACAG GCTATTTGCGGAATCCTTAGGAATCCACCAGCCTTCTCGAAGCCGGATTACTCGGATTCCTATCTTCCGGCAGCCATGCAG GTGATATTTTACGCCGTCGAACAATTGAAACTTCTTCGGTCAGAAGAGGCTATGCAGAGTTCCACCTTCACAGAAAGCCCCTCCACTTCACCCATTAGCTTCATAGCTGAAGATCAACAGACTGTTTCTCAAGATCCTTCGACCATATGCAGTATCGCAATAACTCAATCCTTGGACGAGTCAAAGGGCGAGGAGGACGAATCCAAGTCGGAAAACTCGTCGAACGACAAAACAGGAGTATCGGTGATTAAGGAAacttcgaaaaataaaaccgAAGATTCGGCAGTCGAAGTAGAACAAACAACGAACGACAAGATGGAAGAACCAAGTGCAGAGAAGACACAGGAAGGCGAAACGGGCGAATCAAACGCGCAAGAAACGGAAAAAGACAAAGTGGAGGGGTCGAAGGTCGAAGAAGCGTTCGACGATCAGACGGAAGAATCCAAAACCCAAGAAACGTCGACCGACGAAATGGACGAATCGAAGACGCAAGAGGACGCGTCAAAGGACAGAACAGGTGATTCCAGGGTAGAAGAATCGTCGAAAGACAGCGCGGAGACTTTGGTGGCGCTGGAGACGTCGAAGCCAGGTGAAATTGACCAGCAATCGATGGAGGATCCCTCGGCGCAGCCAGAGTCGCCAGAGGTGAACGAGGAAACGCCAGAATCCAACTACGCGACGCCGGAGACGAATTACGAGGAACCGGAACGTGTGCACGTCATGCAAGAAACGAATCAAGAAGTCCCCGAGGAGAATCACGAATGGATCTCCTGGTCTCCTACGAGCACGGAAACGAAGCTGGAAACGACGACTGCGTCGAGCGATCCTGATGGTTCCACGAGACCCGAATCGATCGTTGAGAACGTCGACAAGAAGAAAGAACCGACTATCGATAGCGTGGTGCAGGATGTCTATCAGATCTTGAAACCTAAACCGTCCAAGTTCGCAGACGCCGATCACTTCGAGGAATCGAAAAGCGTGGCGGGGATTCCCGTGGAGAAAATGGAGAACGCGGAAGAGGAGGACGACGAGACAAG ATTCACACGTTTAGGCGAGAAGGTGACGCAAGTGCCAAGGCCAAGCTTAAGCAGTTACCTAAGACGTTCAAAGGTGCCACCGAGTGCGACTCTTCAGCAACTCGCCAACCTGTACGACTCGTTGAGCAAGGATGCCAGGAAGCAGGGATTCGGGAAATACACAGGTTTCTCTGACGACGTTCTCAATACTCTACAAAGTTCCGCGGAGGGTGGTATCGGACCACAGCTGAAGAAGATTCTGTCGAAGCTGCTGGAACGGAACGAGTTGACGAGAGAAGACGCGAGAATGAGGACATCGCTGGCTGTTCGAGATCTCGACAATCCTTCGAGCATGCTGAACAAAGACCTGAGACCCTTGTTACCCTTGCGTTACTCCCCATAA
- the LOC122570059 gene encoding microtubule-associated protein futsch isoform X3: MKDVEAICGILRNPPAFSKPDYSDSYLPAAMQVIFYAVEQLKLLRSEEAMQSSTFTESPSTSPISFIAEDQQTVSQDPSTICSIAITQSLDESKGEEDESKSENSSNDKTGVSVIKETSKNKTEDSAVEVEQTTNDKMEEPSAEKTQEGETGESNAQETEKDKVEGSKVEEAFDDQTEESKTQETSTDEMDESKTQEDASKDRTGDSRVEESSKDSAETLVALETSKPGEIDQQSMEDPSAQPESPEVNEETPESNYATPETNYEEPERVHVMQETNQEVPEENHEWISWSPTSTETKLETTTASSDPDGSTRPESIVENVDKKKEPTIDSVVQDVYQILKPKPSKFADADHFEESKSVAGIPVEKMENAEEEDDETRFTRLGEKVTQVPRPSLSSYLRRSKVPPSATLQQLANLYDSLSKDARKQGFGKYTGFSDDVLNTLQSSAEGGIGPQLKKILSKLLERNELTREDARMRTSLAVRDLDNPSSMLNKDLRPLLPLRYSP, from the exons ATGAAGGACGTCGAG GCTATTTGCGGAATCCTTAGGAATCCACCAGCCTTCTCGAAGCCGGATTACTCGGATTCCTATCTTCCGGCAGCCATGCAG GTGATATTTTACGCCGTCGAACAATTGAAACTTCTTCGGTCAGAAGAGGCTATGCAGAGTTCCACCTTCACAGAAAGCCCCTCCACTTCACCCATTAGCTTCATAGCTGAAGATCAACAGACTGTTTCTCAAGATCCTTCGACCATATGCAGTATCGCAATAACTCAATCCTTGGACGAGTCAAAGGGCGAGGAGGACGAATCCAAGTCGGAAAACTCGTCGAACGACAAAACAGGAGTATCGGTGATTAAGGAAacttcgaaaaataaaaccgAAGATTCGGCAGTCGAAGTAGAACAAACAACGAACGACAAGATGGAAGAACCAAGTGCAGAGAAGACACAGGAAGGCGAAACGGGCGAATCAAACGCGCAAGAAACGGAAAAAGACAAAGTGGAGGGGTCGAAGGTCGAAGAAGCGTTCGACGATCAGACGGAAGAATCCAAAACCCAAGAAACGTCGACCGACGAAATGGACGAATCGAAGACGCAAGAGGACGCGTCAAAGGACAGAACAGGTGATTCCAGGGTAGAAGAATCGTCGAAAGACAGCGCGGAGACTTTGGTGGCGCTGGAGACGTCGAAGCCAGGTGAAATTGACCAGCAATCGATGGAGGATCCCTCGGCGCAGCCAGAGTCGCCAGAGGTGAACGAGGAAACGCCAGAATCCAACTACGCGACGCCGGAGACGAATTACGAGGAACCGGAACGTGTGCACGTCATGCAAGAAACGAATCAAGAAGTCCCCGAGGAGAATCACGAATGGATCTCCTGGTCTCCTACGAGCACGGAAACGAAGCTGGAAACGACGACTGCGTCGAGCGATCCTGATGGTTCCACGAGACCCGAATCGATCGTTGAGAACGTCGACAAGAAGAAAGAACCGACTATCGATAGCGTGGTGCAGGATGTCTATCAGATCTTGAAACCTAAACCGTCCAAGTTCGCAGACGCCGATCACTTCGAGGAATCGAAAAGCGTGGCGGGGATTCCCGTGGAGAAAATGGAGAACGCGGAAGAGGAGGACGACGAGACAAG ATTCACACGTTTAGGCGAGAAGGTGACGCAAGTGCCAAGGCCAAGCTTAAGCAGTTACCTAAGACGTTCAAAGGTGCCACCGAGTGCGACTCTTCAGCAACTCGCCAACCTGTACGACTCGTTGAGCAAGGATGCCAGGAAGCAGGGATTCGGGAAATACACAGGTTTCTCTGACGACGTTCTCAATACTCTACAAAGTTCCGCGGAGGGTGGTATCGGACCACAGCTGAAGAAGATTCTGTCGAAGCTGCTGGAACGGAACGAGTTGACGAGAGAAGACGCGAGAATGAGGACATCGCTGGCTGTTCGAGATCTCGACAATCCTTCGAGCATGCTGAACAAAGACCTGAGACCCTTGTTACCCTTGCGTTACTCCCCATAA
- the LOC122570070 gene encoding uncharacterized protein LOC122570070, translating to MSPVLLLIVVIVGTHAMPVTLSEESINKIDQGTIREEKIANESLGNLPVFEHVVENSDTNNTSKPSLLAWFLTPLAQNLQINPQTLQNRVIQFKEALKNLGLGNRNDSKGKQLNNANNLLHVASVSDSGFYTDRLEPAGFFGGNGWLANKGGILGRPGAILSTGSILTDYPSAYRRK from the exons ATGTCGCCTGTTTTGCTCTTGATCGTAGTG attGTTGGGACACACGCGATGCCTGTAACGCTATCTGAGgaatcgattaataaaatcgaTCAAGGGACgataagagaagaaaagatcgCGAATGAAAGCTTAGGTAACCTGCCAGTTTTCGAACACGTAGTTGAAAAT tCTGACACCAACAACACGTCAAAACCAAGTCTACTCGCCTGGTTCCTCACGCCACTCGCTCAGAATCTGCAGATCAACCCCCAAACTCTGCAGAATCGTGTCATTCAGTTCAAGGAAGCGCTGAAGAATCTTGGACTCGGGAATCGTAACGACTCGAAAGGAAAGCAATTGAATAACGCAAACAATTTGCTACATGTCGCGAGTGTAAGCGATTCTGGCTTTTACACGGATAGATTGGAACCAGCTGGATTCTTCGGTGGAAATGGCTGGCTGGCGAATAAAGGTGGAATCTTAGGTCGTCCTGGAGCGATTCTCTCTACTGGTAGCATTCTCACAGATTATCCATCGGCgtatagaagaaaatag
- the LOC122570071 gene encoding uncharacterized protein LOC122570071 — MASNIYICKAVSFLEFGCPLNLQGGIKFGCRNVTRKHGIVLLCLAIRLFPATSISWTIKIWEIIVKHEFLQNRYDVNYHCMTFAKRESAYNSDARLFSSFCKTDRDETYPVFFPGH, encoded by the exons ATGGCTTCGAACATTTACATATGTAAGGCAGTAAGCTTCCTTGAGTTTGGCTGCCCTTTGAACCTTCAGGGTGGAATAAAGTTTGGCTGTCGAAACGTAACTCGTAAACATGGAATCGTTCTTCTGTGTTTGGCTATCCGGCTTTTTCCAGCGACTTCGATCTCATGGACTATTAAAATATGGGAAATAATTGTCAAGCACGAATTTTTACAA AACAGATACGACGTGAACTACCATTGCATGACCTTTGCTAAACGTGAAAGCGCGTACAACTCAGATGCCAGGCTATTTTCCAGCTTTTGTAAAACAGATCGAGATGAAACATACCCTGTGTTCTTCCCCGGACACTAA